In the Longimicrobiaceae bacterium genome, one interval contains:
- a CDS encoding metal-dependent transcriptional regulator, protein MYTPVVEDYLKAIWTLQQTEAPVSTSRIAERLGLSAAAVTAMVKRLAENGLLRHEPYYGVRLTPAGELASLRIIRRHRVLELFLTEKLGYEWDRVHDEAERLEHAASDELIERLARLLGEPERDPHGSAIPTAQGELAQDEYPTLADLAAGDTVRIVEVRVHEPEQLRYLGSLDLYPGARVQVIEAAPFDGPISLQVNGAPRVLSRMLARQLSVASEEPGASGSDAN, encoded by the coding sequence ATGTACACACCCGTCGTCGAGGACTATCTCAAGGCGATCTGGACGCTGCAGCAGACCGAAGCTCCGGTCTCCACTTCGCGGATCGCCGAGCGCCTCGGGCTCTCCGCGGCGGCCGTCACCGCCATGGTGAAGCGGTTGGCGGAAAACGGCTTGCTCCGCCACGAGCCATATTACGGCGTGCGGCTGACACCCGCAGGCGAGCTGGCGAGCCTGCGAATCATCCGCCGGCACCGGGTGCTGGAGCTGTTCTTGACGGAAAAGCTCGGCTACGAGTGGGACCGCGTGCACGACGAGGCGGAGCGCCTCGAGCACGCTGCCAGCGATGAGCTGATCGAGCGCCTGGCCCGGTTGCTGGGCGAGCCGGAACGTGACCCTCACGGCTCGGCCATCCCTACGGCCCAGGGAGAGCTCGCCCAGGACGAATACCCCACCCTCGCGGACCTGGCCGCCGGGGATACGGTGCGCATCGTCGAGGTCCGCGTCCATGAGCCGGAGCAGCTTCGCTACCTCGGCTCGCTCGACCTCTACCCGGGGGCGCGGGTGCAGGTCATCGAAGCTGCGCCTTTCGACGGCCCCATCTCCCTGCAGGTGAACGGAGCTCCGCGTGTGCTCTCACGCATGCTCGCGCGCCAGCTCTCGGTCGCCAGCGAAGAGCCGGGAGCGTCCGGATCGGACGCCAACTGA
- a CDS encoding endonuclease MutS2, translated as MNSHALEVLGYREALSIVGRMASSALGRAAVEGLSPSTDPGWIADELALVTEMSGLLRRDDGWGLPAIPDLHDAIRRLRVDGSVLEGEELRAASVLLSSSHTVRRSLLGQREQLPRLAAEAEPLADLPSVVAAIDRAIDENGEVKDDASPELARLRRAIGGARARIVARLNAYVASLPEAYRVPDTAVTIREGRYVIAIRREGRAEVGGIVHDESGTGATLFVEPPAAIEMMNELREMEAEAAREVRRILRELTASLRPHQEALSASLSALVRLDTVLARARYAASVVGVAPQMEADRPAPYEVVNGRHPLLLARSSEVVPFDLRMDPSERTLVISGPNTGGKTVLLKAIGLISLLAQSGVIPPVSAGTRLPIFRSVYADIGDEQSIEASLSTFSAHLKNLRETIQDADADSLVLIDEIGSGTDPVEGAALARAILQTLTRRGAFTVATTHLGDLKLIATEDERVVNASLQFDAERLEPTYRLLKGVPGRSYGLAIARRLGMPAQILEEAEAALPRGERDVARLLLELEAKEQRAEEAAARLERELAEVRARGEALEQRERQLREREKDAERRARQQARDLLLHARREVEQAIAEVRAAADEAKLEEAARAARRRVEEAARAQRERVPRERPRKRAPEAESTATGPLEIGLRVRILSLGKVGTVVELRDGKAMVETGGLRMLLPREDLSPLPPGDQQVAEKARRSPAGGGYIDMTSEASAEVDLRGLRVDELELALGRALDAALMSGLPSFRVIHGKGMGALRARVQELLRADPRVVRFRPGDRFEGGTGVTVAEFE; from the coding sequence ATGAACTCGCACGCACTGGAAGTACTGGGATACCGGGAAGCGCTGTCGATCGTCGGGCGGATGGCCTCCTCCGCTCTCGGCCGCGCCGCCGTGGAGGGGCTGTCTCCCTCGACCGATCCCGGGTGGATCGCCGACGAGTTGGCTTTGGTGACCGAGATGTCGGGGCTGCTCCGGCGCGACGATGGCTGGGGCCTTCCCGCCATCCCCGACCTGCACGACGCGATCCGTCGCCTGCGTGTGGATGGCTCGGTGCTGGAGGGCGAGGAGCTCCGCGCGGCCTCCGTTCTTCTCTCTTCCAGCCACACCGTTCGCCGGAGCCTGCTGGGGCAACGCGAGCAGCTCCCCCGTCTGGCGGCCGAGGCGGAGCCGCTGGCCGACCTTCCCTCGGTGGTCGCCGCAATCGATCGGGCGATCGACGAGAACGGCGAAGTCAAGGACGACGCCTCTCCCGAGCTGGCACGGCTGCGCCGCGCGATCGGGGGTGCCCGCGCTCGCATCGTGGCGCGGCTGAACGCCTATGTCGCCTCGCTGCCGGAGGCGTACCGGGTCCCGGATACCGCGGTGACGATTCGTGAGGGGCGCTACGTGATCGCCATCCGGCGCGAGGGGCGTGCGGAGGTGGGCGGCATCGTACACGACGAATCGGGTACCGGGGCGACCCTCTTCGTCGAGCCGCCGGCGGCGATCGAGATGATGAACGAGCTCCGCGAGATGGAGGCCGAGGCGGCCCGGGAGGTCCGCCGCATCCTGCGCGAGCTCACGGCGTCGCTGCGTCCACACCAGGAGGCGTTGAGTGCGAGCCTGAGCGCGCTCGTGCGCCTCGATACGGTGCTGGCGAGGGCCCGCTACGCCGCCAGCGTCGTCGGTGTCGCTCCGCAGATGGAGGCGGACCGGCCGGCGCCGTACGAAGTGGTGAACGGGCGGCATCCCCTTCTGCTTGCCCGCTCCAGCGAGGTAGTCCCCTTCGACCTGCGCATGGATCCCTCCGAGCGGACGCTGGTCATATCGGGGCCGAACACCGGCGGTAAGACCGTTCTGTTGAAGGCGATCGGCCTTATCTCACTGCTGGCGCAGAGCGGCGTGATCCCGCCGGTATCCGCCGGTACGCGCCTGCCGATCTTCCGCTCGGTCTACGCCGACATCGGCGACGAGCAATCCATCGAGGCCTCGCTCTCGACCTTCTCCGCACATCTCAAGAACCTGCGTGAGACCATTCAGGACGCCGACGCGGATTCGCTGGTCCTGATCGACGAGATCGGGAGCGGCACTGACCCCGTCGAAGGCGCGGCGCTGGCCCGCGCGATTCTGCAGACGCTCACCCGCAGGGGGGCCTTCACGGTGGCGACCACGCACCTGGGCGACCTGAAGCTGATCGCCACCGAGGACGAGCGTGTGGTGAACGCCTCGCTGCAATTCGACGCCGAGCGCCTGGAGCCGACCTATCGCCTGCTCAAGGGGGTCCCGGGGCGATCCTACGGCCTGGCGATCGCGCGCAGACTCGGCATGCCCGCGCAGATCCTGGAGGAGGCAGAGGCGGCGCTTCCCCGGGGTGAGCGCGACGTCGCCCGCCTGCTGCTGGAGCTCGAAGCCAAGGAACAGAGGGCGGAAGAAGCCGCGGCGCGGCTGGAGCGGGAGCTGGCGGAGGTGCGCGCGCGCGGCGAGGCGCTGGAGCAACGCGAGCGCCAGCTGCGCGAGAGGGAGAAGGACGCCGAGCGGAGAGCCCGGCAGCAGGCGCGCGATCTCCTGTTGCACGCCCGGCGCGAGGTGGAGCAGGCAATCGCCGAGGTGCGTGCCGCCGCGGACGAGGCGAAGCTGGAGGAGGCGGCGCGTGCCGCGCGTCGCCGGGTGGAGGAGGCCGCCCGGGCGCAGAGGGAACGGGTGCCGCGGGAGCGACCGCGCAAGCGGGCGCCGGAGGCGGAGAGCACGGCCACCGGACCGCTCGAGATCGGACTGCGCGTCCGCATCCTCTCACTGGGGAAGGTGGGCACCGTGGTGGAGCTGCGAGACGGCAAGGCGATGGTCGAGACCGGCGGGCTGCGCATGCTGCTCCCGCGCGAGGACCTGTCTCCGCTGCCGCCGGGGGATCAGCAGGTCGCCGAGAAGGCCCGTCGGAGCCCGGCCGGCGGGGGCTACATCGACATGACTAGCGAGGCGAGCGCGGAGGTGGACCTGCGTGGATTGCGGGTGGACGAGCTCGAGCTGGCCCTCGGCCGCGCGCTCGACGCCGCGCTGATGTCCGGCCTGCCTTCCTTCCGGGTGATCCACGGCAAGGGAATGGGGGCGCTGCGGGCGCGCGTGCAGGAGCTGCTCCGTGCCGATCCACGGGTCGTGCGCTTCCGGCCCGGGGATCGCTTCGAAGGAGGAACCGGGGTGACCGTGGCGGAGTTCGAGTGA